The proteins below are encoded in one region of Buttiauxella gaviniae:
- a CDS encoding YfjI family protein: MNTNQSNTNFSKLNFPPLFEKVTQTAQALTHAPAELIAGVQLSVMSLAAQAVVVFEHSDGRRSPVSLYSIVLAESGERKTAVFNLLQKPIQDFQKKKLKDYEEEMNIYEADSQSWCSIRKTILRQIRKKTDIGEDSTFEQEQLREHFTHQPKKPKRPKLLYSDATPEAIVQGLVESIGTSGLISDEGGVIFNGRAMGNTPLFNQLWDGGSVDVERKGHRLTIDSARLMALIITQRNELVLFRKKHGARVQGNGFFARCLWSVTTSTQGIRTHQPDVQVDTSVLDKFNKRVEELLEQTLAGTTPYVLHFSADAESRFARYQNEIEQRILTEKGKHDALPGILSKLPENAVRLAALMHFFYEFEGDEINVETLNYIFLIMEYYYQQAVNILTSSLSSDEEDAKKLWEWLMTGSFWNNTSVAKSEIRRYAPYQLRDVARFNKALKYLEEAGLVSISKFKNGNGSVSQMVGINR; encoded by the coding sequence ATGAACACGAACCAGAGTAATACGAATTTCTCGAAACTTAATTTTCCACCACTTTTCGAGAAGGTAACACAGACCGCACAAGCCTTAACGCATGCACCGGCAGAGTTGATCGCAGGAGTACAGTTGTCGGTAATGTCACTCGCCGCTCAGGCTGTGGTTGTGTTTGAACATAGTGATGGAAGAAGAAGTCCTGTGTCTCTTTACAGCATTGTTCTGGCTGAATCAGGGGAAAGGAAAACGGCAGTGTTCAATCTGCTGCAGAAACCGATACAAGACTTTCAGAAAAAAAAGTTGAAGGACTATGAGGAGGAAATGAATATTTATGAAGCGGACTCACAGTCATGGTGCTCCATCAGAAAGACCATACTTCGCCAAATCAGAAAAAAAACAGACATAGGTGAGGACAGCACATTTGAGCAGGAACAATTGAGAGAGCACTTTACCCATCAACCTAAAAAGCCAAAGCGCCCCAAGCTACTCTATAGTGATGCGACACCTGAGGCTATTGTCCAGGGACTGGTTGAAAGCATAGGTACGTCAGGTTTAATCTCCGATGAGGGAGGTGTGATTTTTAATGGGCGGGCGATGGGTAATACACCTCTTTTTAATCAACTATGGGATGGTGGAAGTGTTGATGTGGAGCGTAAAGGGCATCGTCTGACCATTGATAGTGCCAGACTTATGGCGCTTATAATCACTCAGAGAAATGAGTTAGTCCTGTTCAGGAAGAAACATGGTGCACGTGTTCAGGGGAATGGTTTTTTTGCCCGTTGTCTGTGGTCTGTAACTACATCAACACAGGGTATAAGAACTCATCAACCTGATGTGCAGGTCGATACCAGCGTTCTGGATAAATTTAACAAACGAGTTGAGGAGTTACTTGAACAAACGCTTGCTGGAACAACTCCTTATGTTCTGCATTTTTCTGCTGACGCGGAGAGTCGCTTTGCACGGTATCAAAATGAAATTGAGCAAAGGATATTAACCGAGAAAGGAAAGCATGATGCACTTCCGGGAATTTTATCAAAGCTTCCTGAGAATGCGGTAAGGCTAGCAGCATTAATGCACTTTTTTTATGAGTTTGAGGGTGATGAGATTAATGTAGAAACGCTAAACTATATTTTTCTGATTATGGAATATTATTACCAACAAGCAGTGAATATATTAACTAGCAGCCTGAGTTCCGATGAGGAGGATGCCAAAAAGCTCTGGGAGTGGTTAATGACAGGTTCATTCTGGAATAATACCTCTGTCGCGAAGTCAGAGATAAGACGTTATGCGCCCTATCAGCTGCGTGATGTAGCCCGCTTTAACAAAGCGTTAAAATATCTTGAGGAGGCTGGTCTGGTATCTATAAGTAAATTCAAAAATGGCAACGGTTCGGTCAGCCAAATGGTGGGTATCAATCGTTAA
- a CDS encoding ash family protein, protein MVAQAGQSSDWPESVVTGSANSV, encoded by the coding sequence ATGGTGGCTCAGGCGGGGCAGTCTTCAGACTGGCCGGAATCCGTTGTGACCGGTAGTGCAAACTCCGTCTGA
- a CDS encoding inovirus Gp2 family protein, giving the protein MYCNITDLVPKTIQYKHIKSHGPLNKYQLKRIEQTIDKALDEYPRVLAVRVELHMPVRRPLCDMLIADDYARTDAAAISRFNASLNAKIKHYELKQKNAGKRVRETSSRIVWAREFCPTSYKKHYHVLLLLNRDAFNSLGSFESDNGILLRLIREAWMSAINLIYPKNKELVQIPDNPCYYISAKDGKQSEAYRELIFRSSYLAKEKSKCFTDGERNFGCSIK; this is encoded by the coding sequence ATGTATTGTAATATAACAGACTTGGTTCCGAAAACTATTCAGTATAAACATATCAAATCCCATGGGCCCCTAAATAAATATCAGCTAAAACGGATAGAGCAGACAATTGATAAAGCGCTGGATGAGTACCCCAGGGTACTGGCAGTAAGAGTGGAGCTTCATATGCCAGTACGTAGGCCGCTCTGCGATATGCTCATTGCAGATGATTATGCCAGAACAGATGCCGCTGCAATCTCACGGTTCAATGCTTCACTTAATGCGAAGATAAAGCACTATGAGCTTAAACAGAAAAACGCAGGTAAGCGGGTACGTGAAACTTCATCTCGTATTGTGTGGGCAAGGGAGTTCTGTCCTACAAGCTATAAAAAACACTATCATGTTTTACTTCTGCTCAATCGGGATGCTTTTAATAGTCTTGGTTCGTTTGAGAGTGACAATGGAATACTTCTTCGTCTTATCCGTGAAGCATGGATGAGCGCTATTAATTTGATTTATCCTAAAAATAAAGAACTGGTACAGATACCTGACAATCCATGCTATTACATAAGTGCAAAAGACGGTAAGCAAAGTGAAGCTTACAGAGAACTGATATTTCGCTCAAGTTATCTTGCTAAAGAGAAAAGTAAATGTTTTACAGATGGGGAGCGAAACTTTGGTTGTAGTATTAAGTGA
- the radC gene encoding RadC family protein has translation MSVFNLSPVFPANEQRVIRRALRLLEKYQRQPSEPFTSTSFTKTWLQLQMAHQEREVFIVMYLDNQHCLLGCETLFTGTLSHTEVHPREVVKLALKHNAAAVILAHNHPSGTTEISQQDKHITQRIVKALALVEVRVLDHLVVGNEVVSFAEQGLL, from the coding sequence ATGTCTGTATTTAATTTATCCCCGGTATTTCCTGCAAACGAGCAACGCGTCATTCGTCGGGCATTACGCCTGCTGGAGAAATATCAGCGTCAACCGAGTGAGCCATTTACCTCCACCAGCTTCACTAAGACCTGGCTGCAATTACAGATGGCTCATCAGGAGCGTGAAGTTTTTATCGTGATGTATCTCGACAATCAGCACTGCCTACTGGGATGCGAAACGCTATTTACCGGCACACTCAGCCATACCGAAGTGCATCCCCGCGAAGTGGTTAAATTGGCTCTGAAACACAATGCCGCTGCGGTAATTCTGGCGCATAACCATCCGTCAGGTACGACAGAGATCAGTCAGCAGGACAAACACATCACTCAGCGGATAGTGAAAGCGTTAGCACTGGTAGAAGTGCGAGTGCTGGATCATTTGGTTGTTGGGAACGAAGTGGTGTCTTTTGCTGAGCAGGGTTTGCTTTAA
- a CDS encoding helix-turn-helix domain-containing protein — MIRCHLNRLMGERRLKVADVVRDTGLPRSTVTALWKDNATRIDLPVLSILCHYFNCDVSELLEFTSDENHVELSRPGKGLNNLSPRVWFMRK, encoded by the coding sequence ATGATTAGGTGCCACCTGAACAGACTGATGGGTGAACGCAGATTAAAGGTTGCCGATGTGGTACGCGATACCGGTCTTCCCCGTAGTACTGTCACAGCGCTCTGGAAAGATAATGCCACCCGGATTGATCTGCCAGTGCTAAGCATTCTCTGTCATTATTTTAATTGTGATGTCAGTGAGTTACTGGAATTTACTTCGGATGAAAATCACGTTGAATTATCTCGTCCAGGGAAGGGTTTAAATAATTTATCACCTCGTGTCTGGTTTATGCGTAAATAA
- a CDS encoding histidine phosphatase family protein yields MKVVVIRHGESEWNRQGKIQGRQDSALTERGYRQAAALCTALAEMAITRVVTSPATRALATATTLAQQFQCPLVKDERLYERDYGVLQGMTYEQARREFPAITTPLFSGEPKATIPQGETVHDVVARLQRSLADLYDNHSDETVAVVTHGDLLEALVWKLKGGAMEDNLRRYSHNNCGYATLAITDKGCELVNWGMGTHLLGLS; encoded by the coding sequence ATGAAGGTCGTAGTGATTCGCCACGGGGAAAGCGAGTGGAACCGGCAGGGCAAAATTCAGGGGCGGCAAGACAGCGCGCTGACCGAACGTGGTTACAGGCAGGCGGCGGCACTGTGCACGGCGCTGGCAGAGATGGCTATAACGCGAGTTGTCACTTCTCCGGCCACCCGCGCCCTCGCCACGGCAACCACCCTGGCGCAACAGTTTCAATGCCCGCTGGTGAAAGATGAGCGCTTATATGAGCGCGATTACGGCGTGTTGCAGGGCATGACCTACGAGCAGGCTCGCCGCGAGTTTCCGGCTATTACGACGCCGTTATTTTCGGGTGAGCCAAAAGCGACCATTCCACAGGGGGAAACGGTGCATGACGTGGTTGCGCGGCTCCAGAGAAGCCTTGCGGATCTCTATGACAACCACTCAGATGAAACAGTTGCCGTCGTCACCCACGGCGATCTTCTTGAAGCGCTGGTCTGGAAACTAAAAGGTGGCGCGATGGAGGATAATCTGCGCCGCTACAGTCATAACAACTGCGGCTATGCAACGCTTGCCATCACCGACAAAGGCTGCGAGCTGGTTAACTGGGGAATGGGGACGCATCTTTTGGGGCTTAGTTAG
- a CDS encoding PA4780 family RIO1-like protein kinase encodes MKIPNRLQPLVDDGLIDDVLQRLKSGKEADVYTVLCGGNIQCAKVYKEATQRSFKQAVQYQEGRKVRNSRNSRAMQKGSKFGRKQQEESWQTAEVDALFRLANAGVRVPQPYMCIDGVLLMELVTDGDGTVAPRLSDVVLSEENAVADFDTMIRNIVRMLCAGIVHGDLSEFNVLLDDNGPVIIDLPQAVDAAANNHAESMFERDVNNITAYYGQFAPQLLQTRYAKEIWKLFEDGKLTPETPLTGLFVEEVHDVDMDSLIDEIIAAEDEFYDRQRAAKERNDQYE; translated from the coding sequence ATGAAAATTCCAAATAGACTCCAGCCGCTGGTCGATGATGGCCTGATCGACGATGTGCTCCAACGACTGAAAAGCGGCAAAGAAGCCGATGTTTACACCGTTTTGTGCGGTGGCAATATCCAGTGCGCGAAGGTGTACAAAGAGGCGACGCAACGCAGCTTTAAGCAGGCCGTGCAGTATCAGGAAGGGCGTAAGGTCCGGAATTCTCGTAATTCCCGCGCAATGCAAAAAGGCTCAAAATTCGGGCGCAAGCAGCAAGAAGAGTCCTGGCAAACTGCCGAGGTCGATGCGTTGTTCCGTCTGGCTAACGCCGGGGTACGCGTCCCGCAGCCCTATATGTGTATTGACGGCGTGTTACTGATGGAGCTGGTCACCGATGGCGACGGAACCGTTGCGCCACGTCTGAGCGATGTAGTTTTGTCTGAAGAAAATGCCGTTGCTGATTTCGATACGATGATCCGCAATATCGTGCGCATGTTGTGTGCAGGCATTGTGCACGGGGATTTATCGGAGTTTAACGTGCTGCTCGACGATAATGGCCCGGTCATTATCGATTTGCCGCAGGCCGTCGACGCTGCCGCAAACAATCATGCAGAATCCATGTTTGAACGTGATGTGAATAACATCACCGCATATTATGGCCAGTTCGCGCCGCAACTGCTGCAAACCCGTTATGCAAAAGAGATCTGGAAACTGTTTGAAGACGGAAAGTTAACGCCGGAAACTCCGCTGACAGGCCTGTTCGTCGAAGAAGTTCACGACGTGGATATGGATTCTTTGATTGATGAAATCATTGCAGCGGAAGATGAGTTTTACGATCGCCAGCGTGCTGCTAAAGAACGCAACGATCAATACGAATAA
- a CDS encoding type IV toxin-antitoxin system YeeU family antitoxin: MSITPPHEWGLQSDITPRFGARLVQEGNRLYYLADRAGLTGSFSPEQLQSLEQAFPLFIEQLENMLHSGELNPQQQHQVTIQLASLTCIADTCGSCGYVYISIYPTQ; the protein is encoded by the coding sequence ATGTCAATCACACCACCCCATGAATGGGGGCTACAAAGCGATATCACCCCTCGATTTGGCGCAAGATTAGTTCAGGAAGGCAACCGGCTGTATTACCTGGCTGACAGGGCTGGTTTGACGGGAAGCTTTAGCCCAGAGCAGCTACAGAGCCTGGAACAGGCTTTCCCACTGTTTATAGAGCAGTTAGAAAATATGTTGCATTCCGGTGAGCTAAATCCACAGCAGCAACATCAGGTGACCATTCAACTTGCGAGTTTAACCTGCATAGCTGATACCTGTGGTAGCTGCGGCTACGTTTACATTTCTATCTATCCAACCCAGTAA
- a CDS encoding helix-turn-helix domain-containing protein, translating to MKLPHSPTFLPFQQDWHPADIIAALHKKGTSLAAESRAAGLSSSTLTNALNRPWAKGEMLISKAIGVPAETIWPSRYFDEKTHKPIVRLMRASRQKRD from the coding sequence ATGAAATTACCACACAGCCCCACCTTCCTACCCTTTCAACAAGACTGGCATCCAGCGGACATTATCGCGGCGCTGCATAAAAAAGGCACTTCACTGGCAGCGGAATCACGCGCTGCGGGTTTGAGTTCCTCAACGCTCACCAATGCGCTAAATCGCCCATGGGCAAAAGGGGAAATGCTGATTAGCAAAGCGATTGGCGTGCCCGCCGAAACCATCTGGCCGAGCCGCTATTTTGATGAAAAGACCCATAAGCCTATCGTTCGGCTAATGCGCGCAAGCCGCCAGAAACGAGATTGA
- a CDS encoding DUF932 domain-containing protein, with amino-acid sequence MRLASRFGAVNLVRRDRPLTRDELAHCVPSVFSEEKHESRSERYTYIPTITLLDNLQREGFQPFFACQTRVRDQCKREHTKHMLRLRREGQITGKQVPEIILLNSHDGSSSYQMLPGLFRAVCQNGLICGESFGEVRVPHKGNVVEKVIEGAYEVLGIFDRVEEKRDAMQSLLLPPPAQQAMAKAALTYRFGEEHQPVTESQILSPRRWQDESNDLWTTYQRIQENLIKGGLSGRTTKGKRAHTRAVKGIDGDVKLNRALWVMAENMLQLVS; translated from the coding sequence ATGCGATTAGCAAGCCGCTTTGGTGCAGTCAATCTCGTTCGCCGTGATCGTCCATTAACCCGAGATGAACTAGCGCACTGTGTTCCGAGTGTGTTCAGCGAAGAAAAACATGAATCTCGTAGTGAGCGATACACCTACATCCCGACCATTACCCTGCTTGATAATCTGCAGCGTGAAGGCTTTCAACCATTCTTTGCCTGCCAGACCCGAGTGCGCGACCAGTGCAAGCGTGAGCACACCAAGCACATGCTACGCCTGCGTCGCGAAGGCCAGATCACTGGCAAACAGGTACCGGAAATCATTCTGCTCAACAGCCATGACGGCTCCAGCTCATACCAGATGTTGCCGGGGCTATTTCGTGCAGTCTGCCAGAACGGGCTGATTTGCGGTGAGAGCTTTGGTGAGGTACGTGTGCCGCATAAAGGCAACGTGGTGGAGAAAGTCATTGAAGGGGCTTACGAAGTGCTCGGGATTTTTGACCGGGTAGAAGAGAAGCGCGATGCCATGCAGTCGCTTTTGTTACCGCCACCAGCACAGCAGGCGATGGCGAAAGCAGCATTAACTTATCGCTTTGGTGAAGAGCATCAACCGGTGACGGAATCGCAGATCCTTTCCCCGCGCCGCTGGCAGGATGAGAGCAATGACCTGTGGACGACTTACCAGCGCATTCAGGAGAACCTGATTAAAGGCGGGTTGTCGGGACGAACGACTAAAGGCAAACGTGCACATACCCGTGCTGTAAAAGGTATCGATGGTGATGTGAAGCTCAATCGCGCCCTGTGGGTGATGGCCGAGAATATGCTGCAGCTTGTCTCATGA
- a CDS encoding EAL domain-containing protein, whose product MLLAAAKDDVLLKRTKIPFFAGVAFFLFQFLAESLTALEQIAGATIRFYDLTLPLISALLVLYRMKALPILGVFFLYSYFYHPLPDTLTLSSQLLAALISQLLYYLSTGKRGAVSFGRSQLTAQRIGWLVCCNSVLYALFHHCLQANFDPESVAEIFTVQRLINVQWMMNSCITGIPFCYLLLRICHKPAWGLMYFRQVKESVKSGPSIFFQVAWWLLLLIITYCLISKNLNTLLFTDYSLLWLLPVMLWGTVRIGHALVAPVWVIILILLGNYIDGYISIANTLTDANHLHSLIISSTTIFIFSLTIVATGVISSRSKKYSQHVSRLYRAEPNTGLLNFQALSMDMDKHSAEALCLIRCPELNELEQTYGVEFRFEFVKALSAYIANLLSCCDRIYYSPGHGLIIRLNNSPDIPAFYRSLRAFRFQWKTSILGLNCGVAYTSEKRIIRNLSEAIKQLNINSYISLLHGRPLSLSPTVPGDNIVESGMIRDVLQQAIDKQSLMLMAQPIVSTMLTAQPVISVKGKFRYHEILIRLKTADEKLIFPDTFLPLARKGGLLPALDITVIEQTFRFMQTRKGSDPDCYFSINLTPESLHQTDFLDNVSTLFKKYSIAPYRIIFEIIESEILDNDNVSEILRSLRNAGCKIAIDDFGTGSSSYERLRMLNADILKIDGSFIKNIINDPFSYCAVKSFCEMAKLKNMEIVAEFVENEEIAQMLTSMGIDWLQGYHIGKPVPVELAEL is encoded by the coding sequence ATGTTATTGGCAGCAGCCAAAGATGATGTTTTACTGAAAAGAACAAAAATTCCTTTCTTCGCCGGAGTCGCATTTTTCCTCTTCCAGTTTCTGGCTGAATCCCTCACCGCTCTGGAGCAAATCGCAGGCGCAACGATACGATTTTATGATCTTACACTGCCGCTAATTTCTGCTTTGCTGGTGTTATACCGAATGAAGGCGCTTCCCATTCTGGGAGTATTTTTTCTTTATTCATACTTTTATCATCCATTACCAGATACGCTGACACTCTCTTCCCAGTTACTGGCAGCGCTCATCAGCCAGCTATTATATTACTTGAGTACAGGAAAACGCGGTGCGGTTAGCTTTGGGCGAAGCCAGTTAACGGCCCAGCGTATAGGCTGGCTAGTATGCTGCAACTCCGTATTATATGCGCTGTTTCATCACTGTTTGCAGGCTAATTTCGACCCTGAATCCGTCGCTGAAATCTTTACAGTACAGAGACTTATCAACGTTCAGTGGATGATGAACTCCTGCATTACAGGTATCCCTTTTTGTTATCTTTTACTCCGCATCTGCCATAAACCTGCGTGGGGGCTTATGTATTTCAGGCAGGTAAAAGAGTCGGTAAAATCAGGCCCTTCTATTTTCTTTCAGGTCGCCTGGTGGCTTTTACTGCTGATTATTACTTATTGCCTGATTTCAAAAAACCTGAATACTTTGCTGTTTACTGATTATTCTTTATTGTGGCTGTTGCCCGTGATGTTATGGGGAACGGTGCGTATTGGGCACGCCCTGGTTGCACCTGTCTGGGTCATCATACTTATATTGCTGGGAAACTATATCGACGGATATATTTCAATAGCTAATACCCTTACAGACGCCAACCATTTACATAGCCTGATTATCTCTTCTACGACGATTTTTATTTTCTCACTTACCATTGTTGCTACTGGTGTTATCTCCTCGCGTAGCAAAAAATACTCCCAGCACGTTAGCCGACTTTACCGTGCCGAACCCAATACAGGGCTATTAAACTTCCAGGCTCTGAGCATGGATATGGATAAACATTCAGCGGAAGCGTTATGCCTGATCCGTTGTCCTGAGCTGAATGAACTTGAACAAACTTATGGCGTAGAGTTTCGTTTTGAATTTGTGAAAGCATTAAGCGCATATATCGCAAATTTACTGTCATGCTGTGACCGGATTTATTATAGCCCTGGTCATGGGCTGATCATCAGGCTGAACAATTCACCCGATATTCCTGCGTTTTACCGGTCACTCAGGGCTTTTCGTTTCCAGTGGAAAACGTCAATTCTGGGGCTGAATTGCGGGGTGGCATACACCAGCGAAAAAAGAATAATCCGCAATTTGTCTGAAGCAATAAAGCAGTTAAATATAAACAGTTATATTTCGTTATTGCATGGCAGACCGTTATCCCTGAGCCCGACGGTTCCCGGAGATAATATTGTGGAATCAGGCATGATTCGTGATGTTCTACAGCAAGCCATTGATAAGCAATCATTGATGCTGATGGCGCAGCCTATTGTGTCCACGATGCTGACAGCGCAGCCCGTTATCTCTGTAAAAGGGAAGTTCCGCTATCATGAGATCCTTATCCGTCTCAAAACAGCCGATGAAAAATTAATTTTCCCTGATACGTTTCTCCCTCTGGCCCGAAAGGGTGGCCTGTTGCCTGCGCTGGATATTACAGTGATTGAACAGACTTTCCGGTTTATGCAGACCCGTAAAGGCTCAGATCCTGATTGTTATTTTTCAATTAACCTGACGCCAGAGTCGCTGCACCAGACTGATTTTCTGGATAATGTTTCCACATTATTCAAAAAATACAGCATAGCGCCTTACCGTATTATCTTTGAAATTATTGAATCTGAAATTCTGGATAATGATAATGTTTCGGAGATTCTGAGGAGTCTACGAAACGCAGGTTGTAAGATTGCTATCGATGATTTTGGCACGGGCTCCTCAAGCTATGAACGGTTACGCATGCTGAATGCTGATATTTTAAAAATTGATGGTTCATTTATTAAAAATATTATTAATGACCCATTCAGCTATTGCGCTGTTAAATCATTTTGCGAGATGGCGAAGTTAAAAAATATGGAAATTGTCGCTGAATTCGTGGAAAACGAAGAGATAGCGCAGATGCTAACGAGTATGGGTATCGATTGGTTGCAGGGCTACCATATCGGGAAACCTGTTCCCGTTGAGTTAGCTGAGCTGTAG
- a CDS encoding TA system toxin CbtA family protein encodes MHISTVPAKVPVSSRLSPVMVWQQLLTYLLEHHYGLTLNDTPFHDDATIEEHIDAGITLADAVNFLVEKYELVRIDQKGFSWQEQTPYISVVDILRARRSTGLLKTNVK; translated from the coding sequence ATGCACATTTCAACTGTACCGGCCAAGGTGCCGGTTTCGTCACGTCTGTCGCCCGTAATGGTGTGGCAGCAGCTTTTAACGTATCTGCTGGAGCACCATTACGGCCTGACACTTAATGACACGCCATTCCACGACGACGCGACTATTGAGGAACATATTGACGCGGGAATAACGCTTGCCGATGCGGTGAATTTTCTGGTGGAAAAGTACGAACTGGTTCGTATCGACCAGAAGGGATTTTCATGGCAAGAACAAACCCCGTATATTTCCGTAGTAGATATTCTGCGAGCAAGGCGCTCTACCGGCTTGCTAAAAACTAACGTGAAATAA
- a CDS encoding GTPase family protein, whose translation MSDSTERGINVLKQHLSILPGHITSMVLEHIRQSIHYEPVIGIMGKTGSGKSSLCNALFEHPLSPVSHAEGCTRRPLHFTLNAEGRSLTLVDLPGAGESLKHDEIYRQMYHEQLPKLDLILWVMKADDRACATDEEFHRFLLDCGVSTDSIVFVINQADKAEPSLEWDREKGSPSVEQLMTLTARSAAVSRQFFTPYPVHAVSAKTGYNMSRMVETMIFALPPEATSGVFRQIREEHRTKESETKARKDFADLLGELLSRILEAIPLPSVIRNGLGVLREGLENAATAIWHWFF comes from the coding sequence ATGTCTGATTCCACTGAACGGGGCATTAATGTCCTGAAGCAACATTTATCCATTCTTCCTGGGCATATAACCAGTATGGTGCTGGAACATATACGCCAGAGCATTCATTACGAACCGGTGATTGGCATCATGGGCAAAACAGGGAGCGGAAAATCCTCTCTATGCAATGCCCTTTTTGAACATCCTCTCAGCCCGGTCAGCCATGCAGAAGGCTGCACACGTAGACCTTTGCACTTTACCCTAAACGCGGAAGGACGCAGCCTGACGCTGGTCGATCTGCCTGGTGCAGGTGAATCGCTGAAGCATGATGAGATATACCGCCAGATGTACCATGAACAGCTGCCGAAGCTGGATCTCATCCTCTGGGTGATGAAAGCTGATGACCGGGCGTGTGCCACAGACGAAGAGTTCCATCGTTTTCTACTGGATTGTGGCGTATCGACAGACAGCATTGTTTTTGTTATCAACCAGGCTGACAAAGCCGAGCCATCACTGGAATGGGATCGTGAAAAAGGATCTCCTTCAGTGGAGCAACTCATGACGCTCACAGCCAGAAGTGCTGCCGTTTCCCGCCAGTTCTTTACCCCTTACCCGGTGCATGCTGTTTCAGCAAAAACCGGTTACAACATGTCTCGCATGGTAGAAACAATGATTTTTGCCCTGCCACCAGAGGCTACTAGTGGCGTCTTTCGCCAGATTAGGGAAGAACATCGCACTAAAGAATCAGAGACAAAGGCCAGAAAGGATTTCGCGGATTTGCTGGGAGAATTATTGAGTAGGATTCTGGAGGCCATCCCTCTCCCCAGTGTAATACGCAACGGGCTGGGAGTTCTCAGAGAAGGGCTGGAGAATGCAGCTACCGCAATATGGCATTGGTTTTTCTAA
- a CDS encoding helix-turn-helix transcriptional regulator — MDIFLMNNTSTRYDRFAIRLTQIISRLLSGESLDLKTLAEEFGVSERTLQRDFHQRLLHLNIVSENGRWRLDGKRFTDSSLDVLAFMRNTGITQLFPSPDRRLMHYLTGETSYSPCLIWPSSHSDSVVSSECFQRLIQAICQQNCIHLLTGGDSQAVFEPYRLIHTEGNWYLVACQAEIIRVIPVASINQVKLTTESFVRRDDICHLTAGKRFIASLPHFPYIHDVMNPANHRSYKKYCSSDK, encoded by the coding sequence ATGGATATTTTTCTGATGAACAATACATCGACTCGTTATGACCGGTTTGCCATCAGGCTGACACAGATTATCAGCCGATTACTGTCAGGAGAGTCTCTTGACCTTAAAACCCTGGCAGAAGAGTTCGGAGTATCTGAACGAACGCTGCAGCGAGATTTCCACCAGCGACTACTCCACCTTAATATCGTCAGTGAGAATGGACGCTGGCGGCTTGACGGAAAACGCTTTACAGATAGTTCGTTAGATGTTTTGGCATTTATGCGCAACACCGGTATCACTCAATTATTTCCGTCGCCTGACCGCAGGTTGATGCATTACCTCACTGGTGAAACGTCATATTCCCCCTGCCTTATCTGGCCTTCATCGCATTCTGACTCGGTTGTGTCATCAGAATGCTTTCAGCGGCTGATACAGGCGATCTGTCAGCAAAACTGTATTCATTTGCTGACTGGCGGTGATTCTCAAGCGGTCTTTGAACCTTATCGTCTTATTCACACGGAAGGTAATTGGTATTTAGTTGCCTGTCAGGCCGAAATAATCAGGGTTATTCCAGTGGCCAGCATCAACCAAGTGAAGTTAACCACAGAGAGTTTTGTGCGCAGAGATGACATCTGTCATCTCACTGCGGGTAAACGGTTCATCGCCTCCTTACCTCATTTCCCTTATATCCATGATGTAATGAACCCGGCTAATCATCGTTCATATAAGAAATATTGCTCATCAGATAAATAG